The Chryseobacterium nakagawai genome has a segment encoding these proteins:
- a CDS encoding DUF6705 family protein, whose translation MKTINIKTTILFSLFISFLPCKAQEYPLNSSYMKLSDNSYLKDLNNELPPYIGTYKANFGGNEITLLISLQNHKFFDLNVKKYYQDVLSINYIVKNSSGVVLQDTQNMNLPANQLRFTIYSTKTRPSQNAVIFYYGGTNCGVGWGNIYLKIINSTQLSWQYKPNDIVLDSSKCPPGTDLNIYLPETKDLIFTKQ comes from the coding sequence TATAAGCTTTTTGCCTTGTAAAGCTCAAGAATATCCACTAAACTCTTCTTATATGAAGCTATCCGATAATTCGTATTTAAAAGACTTAAATAATGAGCTTCCCCCATATATTGGAACTTATAAAGCAAATTTTGGTGGTAATGAAATTACTTTATTGATTAGTTTGCAAAATCATAAATTTTTTGACTTAAATGTAAAAAAGTATTATCAGGATGTTTTATCAATAAACTATATTGTGAAAAATTCTTCTGGAGTAGTTCTTCAAGATACGCAGAATATGAATTTACCAGCAAATCAACTTCGTTTTACTATATATAGCACTAAGACTAGACCTTCACAAAATGCAGTAATTTTTTATTATGGTGGTACTAATTGTGGAGTTGGATGGGGTAATATTTATTTAAAAATAATAAATTCCACACAGCTATCATGGCAATATAAACCCAATGATATTGTTCTTGACAGCAGCAAGTGTCCTCCAGGAACAGATCTTAATATTTACCTTCCCGAAACAAAGGATTTGATTTTTACAAAACAATAA